A genomic region of Pseudochaenichthys georgianus chromosome 12, fPseGeo1.2, whole genome shotgun sequence contains the following coding sequences:
- the man1b1a gene encoding endoplasmic reticulum mannosyl-oligosaccharide 1,2-alpha-mannosidase — protein sequence MYPPSRKDFISLTLSDAHSHSYNNGKHRRQSCWRKWKQLSRLQRSLILLLLALILIFGLLSYPSIPPEWKTFSDRDEWLALNDREVKDDLPDVRSVLDLPAAKVPPPAAGPHVGPAVGPDPAVVEPKGPNIPIFPKPPIKSFPNKRGPPGMRKDGNISDTVVEKKQVQEVVEEEEEEEEEGGEEDKEDKEKKIVSWRGAVIQADQATEPPPSANGKVAEAPPAPADSADPLPLDVSGRTEARLEAVRDAFRHAWKGYKDYAWGHDELKPISRTFGEWFGLGLTIIDSLDTMWILGLREEFAEARDWVEKELSFDKNVDVNLFETTIRVLGGLLSTYNLTGDQLFLDKAKDIGARLMPAFKTPSKIPFSDVNIGKGTAHPPRWTSDSTLAEVTSIQLEFRELSRLTQDPQYQEVVNEVMKLVHKLPGKHDGLVPMFINTNSGQFTHKGVFTLGARADSYYEYLLKQWIQGGKTEDDLLEDYLQAVEGVKKHLVRQTGSGRLTFVGELSHTRFNPKMDHLVCFLPGTLALGAHNGLPGDHMDLAVQLMETCHQMYKQMETGLSPEIAHFNLQASDGQDIFVKPADRHNLLRPETVESLFYMYRFTKDTKYRDWGWDILESFNNHTKVPGGGYTSINNVRDIENPAPRDKMESFFLGETLKYFYLLFSDDMELLNLDKYVFNTEAHAFPIWPSPPK from the exons ATGTATCCGCCTTCCAGAAAGGACTTCATCTCTCTGACCCTCAGTGATGCTCACAGTCACTCGTACAACAACGGAAAACACCGGAGACAGTCCTGCTGGAGG AAATGGAAGCAGCTGTCTCGGCTGCAGCGGAGCCTCATCCTGTTGCTGCTGGCTCTGATACTCATATTTGGACTGCTCTCCTATCCAAGCATCCCACCGGAGTGGAAGA CTTTTTCTGACCGGGACGAGTGGCTGGCGCTGAACGACAGAGAGGTGAAGGATGACCTTCCAGATGTGCGGTCTGTATTGGATCTACCTGCAGCTAAAGTCCCGCCTCCTGCAGCAGGGCCACATGTGGGGCCAGCTGTGGGTCCAGATCCCGCCGTGGTGGAGCCCAAAGGACCAAACATACCTATTTTTCCTAAACCTCCCATTAAG TCCTTCCCAAACAAAAGAGGTCCACCGGGCATGCGTaaagatggaaacatttcagACACAGTCGTTGAGAAAAAGCAAGTGCAGGAGGtggttgaagaagaagaagaagaagaggaagaaggaggagaggaggacaaAGAGGACAAAGAGAAGAAGATTGTCAG CTGGAGAGGAGCAGTGATTCAAGCAGACCAGGCCACAGAGCCCCCGCCCTCGGCAAATGGGAAAGTAGCTGAAGCACCCCCAGCCCCAGCCGACTCTGCAGACCCTCTCCCATTGGATG TGTCAGGCAGAACTGAGGCCAGACTGGAGGCAGTACGTGATGCCTTCAGGCACGCTTGGAAAGGCTACAAGGACTACGCCTGGGGTCACGATGAGCTCAAGCCCATCTCCAGGACTTTTGGGGAGTGGTTCGGACTGGGTTTGACAATCATCGATTCTTTGGACACCATGTGGATTCTGGGCCTCAGAGAAG AGTTTGCAGAAGCGAGGGACTGGGTAGAGAAAGAGCTCTCCTTCGACAAGAACGTGGACGTGAATCTTTTTGAGACGACCATCCGGGTCCTCGGGGGCCTGCTGAGCACCTACAATCTGACAGGAGACCAGCTCTTCCTCGACAAAGCT AAAGACATCGGGGCGAGATTGATGCCTGCCTTCAAAACTCCTTCAAAGATCCCGTTCTCAGACGTGAACATCGGGAAGGGGACAGCCCACCCCCCCCGATGGACGTCGGACAGCACGCTGGCCGAGGTCACCAGCATTCAGCTggagttcagagagctgagccgCCTCACACAGGACCCCCAGTACCAG GAGGTTGTGAATGAGGTGATGAAGCTGGTCCACAAGCTGCCAGGCAAACACGACGGCCTGGTTCCCATGTTCATCAACACCAACAGCGGCCAGTTCACCCACAAAGGGGTCTTCACTCTGGGGGCCAGGGCAGACAGCTACTATGAATACCTGCTCAAACAGTGGATCCAGGGAGGCAAGACGGAAGACGA CCTGCTGGAGGACTACCTTCAGGCCGTGGAGGGAGTGAAGAAACACCTCGTGAGACAGACGGGGTCCGGCAGACTGACTTTTGTTGGAGAGTTGTCCCATACCCGCTTCAACCCTAAAATG GACCACCTCGTGTGCTTCCTGCCAGGCACCTTGGCACTGGGGGCCCACAACGGGCTCCCGGGGGACCACATGGACCTGGCTGTGCAGCTGATGGAGACGTGTCATCAGATGTACAAACAGATGGAGACGGGGCTGAGTCCAGAGATCGCTCACTTCAACCTGCAGGCCTCCGATGGCCAGGATATCTTCGTCAAG CCTGCAGACAGACACAACCTGCTGAGACCAGAAACAGTGGAGAGTCTGTTCTACATGTACAGGTTCACCAAGGACACCAAGTACAGAGACTGGGGATGGGACATACTGGAAAGCTTCAACAACCACACTAAG GTCCCCGGTGGCGGCTACACGTCCATCAACAACGTACGTGACATCGAGAACCCCGCGCCCCGAGACAAGATGGAGAGCTTCTTCCTGGGTGAGACCCTGAAGTACTTCTATCTGCTCTTCTCTGACGACATGGAGCTTCTCAATCTGGACAAGTATGTCTTTAACACGGAGGCCCACGCTTTCCCCATCTGGCCCTCCCCCCCCAAGTGA